The genomic DNA CAAAGGGATCACAGGCAAAGCATGTGACTCATTTGCTATTTGAAGGAAAAGCTCTCAGTTTCCTGACAAAGGGGGTTTAAGTGCACAGTACAAGGTCCTGTCCTCATCTGACAGCCCACATTTGAAGTTTGGCACAGGGTGCTCCCACAAATTCCCATGTGAATATGTGAATAGTTGGTCTTTGAATACACTCAAAGAACAAACTTGCTCATTGAGCAAATTCTCTTGCTTTGCCTATGTTTTACTGCTCCCATGGATGGCTGCAACACACTCACTGTTGTCCTGGGATGGTGCACAGCCAAGTGAAACCAGGGAGCCCAACTGGTCAGTGATACAGCATTGCCTAGAAATATGAGACCACCAAGGAGGTAAAGGATCAACCTGAGCACTGAAAACCCTGCAGCCTTGGGACTTGGTGGTGTTGTGGCTGACTtgggcagaaaaaaaagctggagcTTCAAAGTGGAATAGTCAGGGGTGTTTACATCGGTTTTCTTGATGTCTCCTTCTTGTTTCCTGTCAACGTTCTGACAAATCCATGAGTTGCTCAAATAGTACCCAAAAAGCTAATGTGTGTATGGTTATAAATAGTAATAACAGTAAGAAAACTGCCAACCTCTGTGCTGAAAACTCTGCTTCTGGAAACCCTGGTTACATCTgctgagggaaaaagaagagatagCTCTTGTCCTCCTCTGGCTCCTGGGACAAACTGCTGTTCTCCCTGTGCTTGGCACAGGTACTATGTTGATAAGATTTGTCTCCATTTGTACATTTGGGTAGTCTCTGGTGGAAGTGGCATTGCTCCTTCCCTGCCTAGGGTAGGCACGTGCTTCGGGGGCTGCAATGGGAGAGGAATGAGTATCACAGGATCAGTCCCAGAATCCCTGagtggtgggagttggaagggccctgcagagctcatccagcccaactccttGCTAAAGTTTGGTACTTTAGGTACTTATGAAtattgatgaggtcccccctcagccatctccaggctgaacagccccaggtcctgcagcctttcctcacaagaaagatgttccagtcctctgatcatctttggtAGCCCTGATGATCTTTTTGATCATCTTTGTAAGAGGGTGCAACTATTCTGGATGGCTCTGGGTGGTTGCATTGGTGGTGCCCCCCCCGAATGGCTCAAGCAAAGTTTAGTTTTTAGGCAACAGGAGCCTGGTACCCTGGGGAAAGTCTGAAGGCATCTCAGACTCTGAGTCCTCCATGGAGGCTGGGACAGGTTCCCCCCAGCAGACCTCAGTGATGGGGAACTCATGTGCCTCCTCTCAGGGAGGAGAAGCAGGGAAACCCCATGGTGCTGCCTGCAAGAACTTGTCCTGGGGTGTAACTAACAGCTCAGCTTTGTCCTTTCTTTAGGGAGGGCTGGCTTCTCGGGTGCCATTGCAGCTCAATTGCCATCCCTTGTCCCTGTccctgaaagaaagatgatTTATGCTCTGGGAAACGGAATTCAAGCCTTGCTTCACCACTGCATGCCTCCAGTTTCAACTGGTAAAGGCTTGCTACTGCAAAACTGGACCAGTATGTGCTGGTGGTGAACCAGGCCCTTGAAGAAAAAGCCTTAATTGGGGTATTTTGGTGCAAGGGCCACAGCTGCTGTGCGACTGCACAAACAATGCACGGCGGGCTGGGCCTGCCCCGGGGCAACTGATGAATACTCGGTGCTGGCAGACTTATCAGGATGTTTATTGCATCAGTATATTTCTTCACCTCAGTGTGAGGATGTCTGGAAAAAGTCAGGACAATGCTGCTGCAGGCCAGCCCCTGTGAGCATGCCCTGAGTGGCAgtcaggggctgggggagacaaaggcaccagccccagcctttTGCATCACACAGCCATCCCccctttctcatttctcttctgtcttggtcttttttcccctcttatttGCTCTCTATTGTGTCCTATTAGTGGGCACTTGTTTGCACTTACAAACTGGTGTTGTTTTTCCATGACCTTTTTCCACCTCCTCGAGTTTGTCCAGGGCTGGACTTGCTGgtgcccagcctggcagggtGTTCCAAGGGGATTTCCTTTGGAGACTTCGATGGCCTTTTCATTTCTGTCCAAACTCACCCCTTATGTCACTTTTCCAGTGCCTTACATTAAATGTTTCTTTGTATTGGGTCTCACTCAGCCACCCTTTGCAACCCGAGAGCTGGAACTTGTTCCCATAAGCTCTGTGCACGTTTTCCTGGCAATATGGATGTTCTGGAAGAGTTTGGTAGGTTATgggggcagctgggggctgtgctggaggctgagagaggggcagtgctgggggactCCTGGTGCCACATCCAGcgtgggaggaggtgggagctgAGCACTTCAAAAGCACCTGGAAGAGTGTTTTGAGACTGTTTGCACACACACTTCTCCTTGTTTATAGaacttatcttttttttctagtgtatGCTCTGGGCACACACCCAAAGGGTGACAGGAGCCACTGTGGGGTTGGCACAAAGGGAAGAGGACAATGCTGAGATCTGAGCTGAGGCCGGATGAGCTTTTGGCAAGAGAGGAAGAGCTTGAAACCAAACATCTGATACACCCTCCTCCCAAAGGACTTGGCTCATCCGGCCACAAACTGAGATGACTTTGGATGCTGTGCTTTGGGTGACTTTGGATGTGTGGTGTGtttggctggaggcaggagaggggagagagggtGTACGTGCAAGGGTGTGCAAGTGTTTGGCTGTCTGCAGCCTGCCTGGATGCCTGGAAATCCCCATCCTTGCAGGTCAGCAGGCTTGGCCTGGGCTCAGCAGGCTCCCATAGGgatgtgctgcagagctgagcactGCCTGCCCACACTCCCAGGGTAGGGGGGCTGCTGGCTCTGTGACAGCTGTTTGCTGCATTGCTAGGGGCACCTTCGATGCTCCAGAAGCACCTTACTACCAAAATGCTTCTGGTGGAGAGGCTTATGTTCCCttctaaaaaagaaatacattacttttgtgctgctgcaggtttGGGCTGGGGTTTGATTCGGTCATTTATTTTATAAGCAGCTCCATCAGCGTCTCAGAGGCAGATCCTGATGTGCCAACAGCAAGAGTGGCACCTGGCATTTTCCATATCCAAACTCACCAGCAGTGTGTGAAGCTGCCCACGGTGTCACCAGCTGGCAGAGGATGGAGGGTGATGCCAAGGTGGGTGTGAGGGCTGCCAGCAGGGTCAGCAAAAGGGAcgtgagagcagcagcatccaAGCCAGCGCTTCCCTGCCCTGCATTGGGTACCTGGCTCCTTGGATGGCACCAGATAGCAAACTGGTGGCAGAGCCAGCCTGTGTACCTGCATTGGAGCACAATCTGCCATCCCTTGGCAGCACCTCATGCCCAGGCCGGTAGATTGGTGTGAGGGGTGTGTGAGCAGAGGTGGGGCATTTCACTGTATATAGGGACATATACCTGTAGACACCATGTACTgtatctttcctttcctttttcctttcctttctcctttcctctcctttctcctttcctttcctttcctctcctctctccaaaCATTCTTTTATCTTTATGTCACACAAAATATGCCCCGTATATAAACAGCAGAGATGTTGATGAGGGAACAGCAGCTCTATCTGAGCCTATACCGCCGAGCCACGGCCGCGAGCGGAGCTGCCGTGCGGCGCGGGAGGCGGGTGGCGGGGCGgaggcggggccgcggggccgaTCCGCCCCCGCCGTCCCAGGCGATGCACCCGCGTCGCGCCCGCGCCCGCCTCCCGCCATGTCCCGCCACAGCCAGGAGCCCGACAGGTGAGCGGGGACGGGGGGGAACGGGGGTCTCGGCTGCCCCTCGCCCTGCGCCGCTCCGCTCCCGGGCCTCCCTCGGCATCCCCGGGCGAGCCGCGCTCCTATTATCCTCCTCTCCGCATCTTCCCGCCATCCTTTTGCCGCCTTTCTGCACCCCCAggccctcccgccgccccccctgcagctgccctaCGCTCCCGCCCCCTCTCAATCCCCCCAGcatcctccccatccccctccccactctGCCCAGcatcctccccatccccactctgcccagcatcctcctccttctcatcctccccctcccccctacCATCTGCATCCTCCAGCCTCCTCCATCCCCCACCCCGCTCTCCATTGCCTGCcgtccccctcctctcccccgccTTGCCAGAGCCCAAGAAAGGGTCTCAGCCCGGCGGCTCCTTCCTCCCGCACCCctccaaaaaaataaaagccagagCGGTTTTGGGTCACAGGGCTCAGCCTTGCACCTGCAGCGGGGACTCCCCGAGCCTGCCCAGCTCCCGGCGCCGCTCGCCATCCTCTCCTGCGACAGACAAAAGCGCTGGGCGAGCCagctccgctccgctccgccccgctccgctccgctccgccgcTCCCGCTCCGCCCCGGCCGCGCTCCGCTGCTCCCGCCGCCGATTGCCGAACCGGGCGGCGGCTGCGGCCCTTTAGAAACGGGGCTCTTTAGAAACGAGCCCGTTGATCTTTCCCCTCCACAGCTGCCGTCGCTCCCGGGGTCACCGCGCTTCGGTTTTGCTTCAGCGGGGGCTGGGAAACCCCCTCCCAACGGCAGCCCCGGGCGGGCGGGAGTGAAGCTGGCAGGGCCTTGCTTCCCCTTTGTAATTAACTCCGGGCAATCATTTCGTTCTGAACACTGCTgcgttttcctttctttctttttgttccccTCCCCGTTTCTCCCTCCCCTCCGGAGCATGCTTTTTAGCACAGGAGAAGGGAACTGCAGCTGTGAAGGATATAACCTGCTGCAGGCAACCCTTATTTAGCAAGCCTGCACTTGGTGGAAGGGTTACACAAACTGCATAAACGGCACTTGGCTCAGGCACCATCTCTGGGCCACGTCCAGGCTTTGTCCAAATCTTGCAGATAATGTGTcgttatttatttgtttttaacgTCCAATTTGGAAGCACAAACTTTGTTGTGCAATTCCCCATGTGTGCCTGTGATGAAACTCTTGCCCACTGTCTATTGGCCACAGCAATGTTTTCCCTGTCCTTGAGTGACAAACTCACAGCTTTGGGCTGCATGGGAGCATCCCTGTGCAGGGACATCCCTGTGTGGGAGCCTGTCCTGCCATGCTTTGCCCAGGACCTCCCTACTTGCATCTCTTCATTCCTCAGCCATATGTTAGGGgatttattttcctgcttctaCCATTACCTCCTATTCACTTTTTTATTGTTGAATCTTGTGTTTGAACTGCTATGATGCCTACCCATCCCAGCAGCACCCTTCTGCTACAAGGTGTGCCCTGAGGGAGCTAGGGCCCAAAGCagatgggctgtgagtggtCAAAATCATGAGATGGTCAAAATCAGCCTCTTGAGCTGGCCTGGCTTGGCCTCACCATCACCAGTATCCCTCAGCATTGTCAGGGTGGCACTGAAATCCCTCACCTGCCTCCAGAGAGCGAAGGGAGAGATGTTCTTGCTCTGCCCACGTGGCATATGCCTGCTGTTCCAGCcactggaaaagaggagaggctTTGATATTTGCTTGTGCTACCAAAGGGAAGGAGAGCTGGATGTCATAAACCTGCTGGTTTATGGTAATTGCACCCAGGGCTGGATGTCACCTGCTGGTTTATGGTAAGTGCACCCAGGGCTGGATGTCTCCTGCTGGTTTATGGCAACTGCACCCAGGGCAATTCCCTTCCTCAGCAACAGCTTTGGTGGAGCCTCAGGGCACATATTGTGAAGCTCCAGAGAAAGGTTTCCAGACCTGATCTTTCTCTGGAATGACAAACCCAGCAAACAGACACGTGCCACAAATGGACATGAGGTCTGCTGCAGTCACCCTCCACATGTGAGTGTTCCTCTGAgcatctgtgctgctgcaggagatggGATGGACTGCTGCCAAAACCCATGGGccagagccagggctgtgggagATGTTAGAGAAAAGGAGTTTTTAATCACCAACCTTTAATTCTAAGCTACCTTTAGAACCTCTGATTCCCTGGCCAAAGCCAGGGCGTGCTGCTCCTGGGTAAATGCCCACTTGTGTGCTGATCTGCTGACAGATTTCCTCCTCTTTTGTCTTCCAGCGGAATCGAGTCCCTCTCTTCAGATGAAAAAGGTATGGCAATGGTATAAAATACAGCACTTCTGATGGGTTTGTTATGAGCAATGCCCATCcttggaaatggaaatgttGATTTTACAGCTGCTGCCTTTAAAAACCATGGTGTAACCCCTTAATTTAATGACTACATTTTGAGTTGTTTATGctcattgtttttaaatgaatattcCTTTCCTATTTATTCCCCTCCCCTGACCTGAATAGTAGAATAAACACCAAGAGTTAGATCTTTTTCAAGCTTATATCCCCTGGCTACTGTTTTCTTGCAGAGCTGGTGACTTGTGCTGTGGAGGGAAAGGGCTCATCTGAGGAGCAGTCGACGGGTGagcacaggcagggctgaggggatggGGGAGTGGTCACGTGGCGGTGATAAAACCTCAGTGTAGACACTGCTGCAACTCCTCAAGTCACTTTGCAATACAGGAGGTTTCTCTTCAGCTTAGGCTCAGTTTGTGAGCACATCTCCGTGAGTTGTGTCACCGGTGGGACACACCACTGATGCTTCTCACACCTCACTTGCACACCACAGAAAACCATAATTGAACTGAGTGAACCATCACATGCCATGAGTGAAGCTCCAAAATAGTCCCAGGTTGTataaagcattaaaataaaGCATCTTGACCACCACACGTACCCTTCTTGTGGGCCTGGGTAACCCCTAAGTCTCCTCTGATGCTGGGCTTCATTCCTCTCATGCTCCTCTCCACCCAAGTACTTTTTCTGCTCTACTATTTAACTTGCTGACTGATGTGATACATTTCAATTCTAGAGGTATCCTTTTACCCACCTGTGGCATTGCTTTAAATCATTCTGCCTGTGACTAATGGGGTGTAATTCTCTTAAGGAGAGGACAGTTCCgaaagcagctccagcagcagtaGCTCAGGAGAGGActcaggtgagcatcattttgtGGTTTatgcattttctctctttggTTTGAAGCATCTGCTCTTCATGGGAATGGTCAGGGAATTGTTGTATAAGCCTGTTAATTCAGTGATTGCATGCTGAAAAGCAGAGTGATATTTTTGTGAGCAAATGATTTCCTGGCTGCTCAGTTTTGAGCAGAGCAATAATAGAGGAGCAGCAGCTAATGTTGCTTTAGCCTCGTAGACACAATACACACAGATGTTTTTACACCACAGTAGTTGTCCAAACACCAAGAGGCTATAAATCTGCATAAAAGTTGGCAGCAAAAGTGGCAAAACAGGATGGACAGGAAAAGAATTAAAGGAAGTGTTTGCTGTTGATGAAAAGCCTGTGGGTTTGCGCTTACACGGGTTATACCACCAGCAGTTTATCCTGGTTTTGTGCAAGATTGATAGTCTTTAGTTAGATAATGACAAGGCTGTTTCTCCTCAGATGTGGAGGAGTCGGACGGAAGAAGGTCGGGTGAGTGTGCTTTTATTGtcttccttccctctgccctgcGAGGCGTGAGGAGGCCAAGGCAGAGAAACGAGGTCGGCGAGCCGCCATGGCTGGAGAGTGATTTAGTGCTGGCCCAGCCCTCACCCCGTGTCTTTTCATAAAACAACTTCCTAGAGAGCATCCCCAGAGGGAAGGGtgtcctgggagctgctgctgggggctgagctgagctgagctgccacAAGCAGCCCCCTCTCCCCACTCCCACCACGCTGCAACCCAGGAAGCAGCGTCGCGGTGGGCTGGGAGCCAACATGCTGGGTGGTGTTCGCCTGATGTTTTCCAGGCCCTTCACTGCAGCAAGATGTTTTCTGCCTCTCCCACATCTGCCTGCCCAGGAGGGTGTTGATGTCCCAAGGTGACCTTGGGACAACCTGGCTGGAGTCCCTGCTTGCAGGGAGAGGTGTTGGTGGGACGAGGAGCCTGTGCCCCTGCAtgctggcagccagccctgccctcacagCACTCAGCTGCTGCAAAATCCACCCTTCAGGCTATAAGCTTTTGCCCAGTGTGTCAGCTCTGCCCTCTCTCCGTTAATAAGGAGGATTCAGGCACTTTAGAATCATTTTATGGGGACAAAGACATTGTGTATAGCGTGGTTACCTGCTTACAGGGAAGCACTGTTGCCAGCTTCCATGCTGACTGTTTGAACTTTGTACTTGGCACAACAAGCCTTGTCCCAGGGTTGGATCTTTGCTTTTTAACCCTTGCAAAGGTTTCTGGTAGTTTGGGCAAACGATGAGCTTTTGACAAAAGCTGCATCCTGATGTTCAGCTTCATCCCCATGCCATGCACAGCCTGCACATGCAGGTGTGCAAATGTGCCTGCAGGGACTGAGTCGTAGGAATATTCTCTTCAGGGTTTTATGAACGTAATCAAATTAAATGGGTGGGTTGTCCTTGCTGAATATGGGAGCAGAAACGTGCTGGAGGCTGAGGCATTTGCTGCaaacttggtttttttttgtagatgAAGAACAGGAAGAGAAGGAATCGCCACAGCACTGCAATGAAACAGGTAGTAACAGATCTCATGGGAGctggtttgttggttttcttcTGGATGTGCAATTACTTTGCTTCTAATGAGCTGATGTGTGTGTTTTCTCCCTAGGAGTGAAGTGCCTGCCACGCTGTGAACACTGCGGGAATGAAAACGTACGTtgataagaaaaaacaacccacatgttttgcatGAGAGCATTTGCTATTCCATCCTCTCATCACctttttaaatatgtatgttTTAAAACCTGTTTGCAGGACCAGAAGGAGCAGGTGAACCCCAGGAGACTTTCTGGAGGACAATATATGTACGGACTGTTTTACTCTAATGGGTATCCATTTGCATTGTTCTCACCATCAAGATACTTCCACGTTTGGTTGAAGTGGTGAAAAAGACTGATTTGCTGCACAAATACACTTCTGCTTGAAGATGCCTCCAAATCCTTAAAGATAAACAATTTAGAGTAGCACCCTTTGCTCCCTCTAGATCATGGTCCAGGACAGCTCTTAGGATGGCTTCCTGCAGTAACTAATATCATTTTCATGTGCCTGTTTCAGTCTGGACACACGTGAGGGCTCTTGCCCTGCTTCACAGGGATACTCATCCTCCCTGTTTGCACTGaccttttattttactttggcTGTCAGCCTTGTGCTTTCTGTCTCAGGCTTGGAAGCTGTCACCAGCACATGATGCTGATGTTGTCCGTGTATGGTGCTGGTGCTGTCGGTGTGCAGCGTTGGCTCTGACACTGATGGCAGCTGGGCTGAGCCCTTTGTGTAAAAGCAGCTGCTTCATTTGCAGGAAACGTTATGCAAAATGTTCATTACCATTATTTTGCATGCCTTGGCTGGGTCCTCCTGGCTGGTTTTTAACACTCCAGAGACAGTTTAAATGTAGAGACTGGAGATAAAATGATTGTGTGGTTTCTGTACTGTTCAGATAAAGTGCCCTGTGCTCCTTGGGAAGGGAGTTTCTCTGTTGCCCCTTGCAAACCACATTTTAATGGTATTTACTAGCTGGTGGAACCTAAACTAACTGGATCGCTCTTGCCTGTGGCAGGGTGAAGCTGGACGCAGAGGGGACTTACCAGTGCAGCATCACAGGCTTGATTTTTGAGGTGACGGGTGCCGTCAGGATCACATATTCCCTCCTATCCTGGAGCAAATATGCCAGCCTGGTGGAGAAGCCCTGGATCGTGGGCGGCCCTCTCTTCAATGTGCACTGCGACTCGACCCCCGCTCTCAGCTCCATCCAGTTCCCACACTCCCTCTGCCTCAGCGGTGAGtgctggtggggaggggaggctgCAGGCTCCCTGGCGCAGGAGGTGCTGAGCCAGCCCCTGTCTGTGTGTATCCCTGCAGATCATGGCCCTGGCATGGCCTTCAAGGTTTTGCACATCAAAGGCGAGGGCGCAGCCATCGAGCCGTCCGCCGAGTACTCGGCCTCGCACGTGAAGTGGGTGGTGAGCTCGCTGTCGCCCGTGGGGCCGCTCATCCAGAGCCAGGAGCCTGTGCACTACCATGGCGCTGTCATCCTCTACAAAGCCGTTGACGAGAATCCCTCCTTGTCCTTTCGGGTCTACGTGGCTACAAACAATGATTCCTTTATAAAGGTAGGGCTGGTGTTGGGGCTGGAGGGTGCTGTGATGGAGAGATACTGGGAGGGCTGGTGATGGGGGATGCTCCGTGGAGGATGGGGTATGGCAAAGGGGTGCTGGTCTCCGTAGTGTTGGCATGCAGTAGGAATGTGCATATGATGAGATCTCTGTACCAAAAAGACCTGCTGAGTTAGGATATGATACTTGGGTAGTTGTACCAGCCCACGTGCTCACTTGTGAGCTGCTGTAGAAAAAACCCCATTGTCAGAAACCTATTCGCCACCAAGGTCCACGGAGCTTGGGATTTATACCTGGAAGGGCTTCTTGTCCTTTCACCCATTCCCCACTGCAATCCCAGAATCCCAGACTGGTGGGGGGTGGGAAagaccctgcagagctcatccagcccaacctcctgctaaagcaggtttccctccatcaggaggcacaggaaccaagtgtccaagtgggtttggaaacctgagaaggagcctccacaccctccctgggtagcctgagccagggctccctcaccaccAAAGTGTAAATGAGATCCtgtctcagtcttctccaggctaagcagccccaggtcctgcagcctttccttataagaaaaATGTTCCAAATACCTAGGTAAAATTAGGAGAGCACAGCAATGAATAACCTTCCTTTTATTCAGATTGCAGACTTCTCTCTAATTTCACCCATGTAGCACAATAGCCAAAGAGGTTTgtttgatgtttcttttttaagacaGTGCTTAGCACATAGCTTGCTGTAAAGGTTGACATGTAGGACAAGTTGTGACCATTTCACACAGCTGGCTTCAGAGAAAAGCCTACGGAGCCACTTCAGCATAGGTTTTAAATGTTCATTCCCTTACTGAGGCAAGTAACCTTTAAATTGTACTTTTAAATTGTAGGATATCTCAAGAGCTGTAAAACACTCAAATAAGAAGTTTGTTAAAATTGACAAGCCCCCTGTATGCCAAAAGTtacttcagaaaggaaaaaggtatAGATTAGTTTGCGAGCCAGAAGCTGAAATAACTCCAGAGGTAAGTCCCTTGCATAACCTTTGTTTTCTGCACTGCAGCTTCATTAGAATCATGGCACAAAATGGCTTTTTCCTACATGTTCCTGCACTGGCATTAAGGGCATTTCTCACATTCATTTGCCATTGCTGCAGAAAGCATTTGCCCCTTAGGGCCTTAAAGTTTTGGGATGAAATCCTGATGCCAAAATCAAGAGCAAAACTCTGGGAAAACTGGAGTTGGGCTCAGATGTGTGCCAagagcccagcacagctgggctgcagagctTCTTTGGTTGATGTTTTggataaatatttcttttaaacctCTTTACATTGTACAGGAAATTGAATTTGTTGATGGATCTCTCTTGAAACTAAAAAGTTACATTGAAGTCTATTTGGAGAAACCTGATGACTTCACCTTGTCTTTGGTTGAGCTGGAGTCTGATGCGATTGTATGGAAAGCAAAACTGAGAGCCAGTGAGTCTTTGGGCTTCCCACAACTGCTTTGCTCCTGCTGAGGAGATGCAGGAGTTGGGGGGTGTAATCCAGCTCTTAGATGCACCTGAATTCCTACTGTTAAAATGGTGAAGTATGGAGCTGGAAGTgatagagagcagctctgggaggatGTTACAGTAACCTGTGTCATCCTTCGTGAGCAAACAGGGGGTGTGGGGGGTGTACAGGAGGATGCTCTGCTGTACTTTCACTTACTGGGAATCATAGGCAGTCTCTGTTGCATATTACAGCTGGCATGCTGCAGCATGTTGGGTGAATGGGCACAAATCATCTCATTACATAAAAGCTCAGTAGCCAGAATCCCAAGAACTTAAGTTTGTGCCTGGGGAATCGTTGGATGTCGGGCATGGCAGTGGGAATTCCTACCTCACCTTTTGTTTCCTCTGAACACTGTTTCCCAGGTGACTGGATACATTACGACCAGAACAAGAATGAGCAGAAAAGAAGCACAGTCAGTAAGTCAGTTTGAAGATACATTGGAGTGGCTTGTTCTCTGTGTACCTCACTTGCTGGGGGTGTAGCTTAAGTCATGTGCAAGAGGTAACATCAGCTCTGCCTTGCTTTCTAGCTGTTAAACGGAAACCAGCGTTCAGCATCTTGGACGAAGAGGGGCTCtgtagcaaaaagaaaaagactccTATTGCAGGTAGAGAGTTGCTGGTGCTGTTTAAAATAACAGGTTGTTTGGgatttgggtggggttttttttttggtgtcccATAAATTGAGCCTGAGCTCAGTTTTTTAAAGGCTTGCACAAATCTGAGTGAAATAGAGGAGGAGAAAGTGCtgattatcacagaatcatagaatcttaaaggttggaagggacctggaaagctcatccagtgcaacccccctgccagagcagcaccacctagagcagggcacacaggaactcatccagctgggttggaatgtctccagagaaggagactccacagcccatctgggcagcccctgccagtgctccctcatcctcactgttaattttttctttatgtttctttggaacctctcctgttccagcttgtgcccattgccccttgtcctaccattggccatcactgagcacagcctggctccagcctcttgacacccacctttatggatttgtgaacatgaatgaggtcacccctcagtctcctccaagctacagagccccatctccctcagcctttcatca from Colius striatus isolate bColStr4 chromosome 12, bColStr4.1.hap1, whole genome shotgun sequence includes the following:
- the CARD8 gene encoding caspase recruitment domain-containing protein 8 is translated as MSRHSQEPDSGIESLSSDEKELVTCAVEGKGSSEEQSTGEDSSESSSSSSSSGEDSDVEESDGRRSDEEQEEKESPQHCNETGVKCLPRCEHCGNENDQKEQVNPRRLSGGQYMVKLDAEGTYQCSITGLIFEVTGAVRITYSLLSWSKYASLVEKPWIVGGPLFNVHCDSTPALSSIQFPHSLCLSDHGPGMAFKVLHIKGEGAAIEPSAEYSASHVKWVVSSLSPVGPLIQSQEPVHYHGAVILYKAVDENPSLSFRVYVATNNDSFIKDISRAVKHSNKKFVKIDKPPVCQKLLQKGKRYRLVCEPEAEITPEEIEFVDGSLLKLKSYIEVYLEKPDDFTLSLVELESDAIVWKAKLRASDWIHYDQNKNEQKRSTVTVKRKPAFSILDEEGLCSKKKKTPIADGTETKKLTDQQLMVIAKLFGRQWREIAIECLQMEMKDIEQIQATEKEVNMQKFLLLSKWRDREKSNGTAAALYSSLSDKASYEILQALQGFSSQC